The following proteins come from a genomic window of Tenebrio molitor chromosome 9, icTenMoli1.1, whole genome shotgun sequence:
- the LOC138139189 gene encoding uncharacterized protein isoform X1, whose product MFIVENQITLEELEQLTGNDELFSTIVPSIGERLRIKRHWHHNIHNAQPLHGDYQRPSEDTPDITDSEVSTITIPSTSNLSANSYEYVNDRLNAEIEFDNDTENVQSATNQPLPNTILNAEILILESNNEHEQSDQPLPKKMKLGDNTFHQCMVDFDLKKLLAKTVTGQAIMASYNDRGLSPKCQGYLTNIVICNFFDIDINVRLTNDILSQVANAIVDLFPKECKEVYFSAPVPKRYSKTNTAGIARGKLVDKNRNMLQFLRKCKMLSKKDTSEDDNGGSGDESHVDLDDVMRSADWLKNNCEPFESVLAHWKKSFQLRKKFSSPNSNNDPITISSIYDDWPILKLSTGYLLIESDFEELYKDKVCMLFEHWPSTFESVLEVSKNKKPTNGILFELLNGGKLKKDSEDVIKFLVLFETVSNNASKVVKKGGKTYWKPTVAESQEGFILHVKAPSNIHDAIEAKRTKMASFGMTVQPYIIIVGPTFYDIQTVHLYIHDTLYTVPTLLKAVDVCFKSFIVFDLQYPLEAEHIWFLIQWIIYDIHLKSDKKLPQIFQLHNQIKNQKSV is encoded by the exons GGCGATTATCAGCGACCGTCAGAGGATACACCTGACATTACAGATTCAGAAGTTTCCACCATCACCATACCATCAACATCAAATTTATCTGCAAACAGTTACGAGTATGTCAATGACAGATTGAACGCTGAAATAGAATTTGACAACGATACCGAAAATGTTCAATCGGCAACAAATCAACCTCTCCCGAACACAATATTGAATGCTGAGATATTAATACTAGAAAGTAATAATGAACATGAACAATCAGATCAACCTCTCCCTAAAAAAATGAAGCTTGGAGATAATACTTTCCATCAGTGCATGGTGGATTTTGACCTAAAGAAATTACTTGCTAAAACTGTTACTGGCCAAGCCATAATGGCGTCATACAATGACAGAGGGTTGAGTCCTAAGTGCCAAGGGTATTTAACGAACATAGTCATCTGTAACTTTTTTGATATCGATATAAA CGTCCGCCTCACGAATGACATATTGTCACAAGTCGCCAATGCGATAGTGGATTTATTTCCAAAAGAATGCAAAGAAGTGTACTTTTCTGCTCCAGTTCCTAAAAGGTACTCCAAAACCAATACAGCTGGCATAGCAAGAGGTAAACTGGtagacaaaaatcgaaacatgttacaatttttaagaaaatgcaAAATGCTATCCAAAAAGGATACCTCTGAAGACGATAATGGAGGAAGTGGAGATGAATCTCATGTTG ATTTGGATGATGTAATGAGAAGCGCAGATTGGCTCAAAAACAATTGCGAGCcatttgaaagtgttttagCGCACTGGAAAAAATCATTCCAACTaagaaaaaagttttcttcTCCTAACTCCAATAACGACCCCATTACGATATCATCGATTTATGACGACTGgcctattttaaaattatccaCGGGATATTTACTG ATAGAAAGTGATTTCGAAGAACTATATAAAGACAAAGTTTGCATGCTTTTCGAACATTGGCCATCAACATTTGAAAGCGTGTTAGAAGTATCAAAAAACAAGAAGCCGACCAACGGCATACTGTTTGAATTGCTGAATGGCGGAAAGCTTAAAAAGG ATTCCGAAGATGTCATTAAGTTTTTAGTGTTGTTCGAAACAGTTTCGAACAATGCTAGCAAAGTGGTAAAGAAAGGAGGAAAAACTTATTGGAAACCTACGGTGGCAGAATCTCAGGAGGGTTTCATTCTTCACGTTAAG GCTCCAAGTAACATTCACGATGCCATTGAGGCGAAAAGGACTAAAATGGCCAGCTTTGGGATGACCGTCCAACCATACATCATCATCGTCGGCCCAACATTTTACGACATCCAGACTGTTCATCTCTACATCCATGACACTTTATATACAGTGCCAACTCTGCTGAAAGCCGTTGACGTATGTTTCAAGTCTTTTATAGTTTTTGACTTACAATATCCGTTGGAGGCTGAACATATATGGTTTCTTATCCAGTGGATCATTTACGATATTCATTtaaaaagtgataaaaaacTGCCCCAGATCTTCCAACTCcacaatcaaattaaaaatcaaaaatcagtATAG
- the LOC138139189 gene encoding uncharacterized protein isoform X2, whose product MKLGDNTFHQCMVDFDLKKLLAKTVTGQAIMASYNDRGLSPKCQGYLTNIVICNFFDIDINVRLTNDILSQVANAIVDLFPKECKEVYFSAPVPKRYSKTNTAGIARGKLVDKNRNMLQFLRKCKMLSKKDTSEDDNGGSGDESHVDLDDVMRSADWLKNNCEPFESVLAHWKKSFQLRKKFSSPNSNNDPITISSIYDDWPILKLSTGYLLIESDFEELYKDKVCMLFEHWPSTFESVLEVSKNKKPTNGILFELLNGGKLKKDSEDVIKFLVLFETVSNNASKVVKKGGKTYWKPTVAESQEGFILHVKAPSNIHDAIEAKRTKMASFGMTVQPYIIIVGPTFYDIQTVHLYIHDTLYTVPTLLKAVDVCFKSFIVFDLQYPLEAEHIWFLIQWIIYDIHLKSDKKLPQIFQLHNQIKNQKSV is encoded by the exons ATGAAGCTTGGAGATAATACTTTCCATCAGTGCATGGTGGATTTTGACCTAAAGAAATTACTTGCTAAAACTGTTACTGGCCAAGCCATAATGGCGTCATACAATGACAGAGGGTTGAGTCCTAAGTGCCAAGGGTATTTAACGAACATAGTCATCTGTAACTTTTTTGATATCGATATAAA CGTCCGCCTCACGAATGACATATTGTCACAAGTCGCCAATGCGATAGTGGATTTATTTCCAAAAGAATGCAAAGAAGTGTACTTTTCTGCTCCAGTTCCTAAAAGGTACTCCAAAACCAATACAGCTGGCATAGCAAGAGGTAAACTGGtagacaaaaatcgaaacatgttacaatttttaagaaaatgcaAAATGCTATCCAAAAAGGATACCTCTGAAGACGATAATGGAGGAAGTGGAGATGAATCTCATGTTG ATTTGGATGATGTAATGAGAAGCGCAGATTGGCTCAAAAACAATTGCGAGCcatttgaaagtgttttagCGCACTGGAAAAAATCATTCCAACTaagaaaaaagttttcttcTCCTAACTCCAATAACGACCCCATTACGATATCATCGATTTATGACGACTGgcctattttaaaattatccaCGGGATATTTACTG ATAGAAAGTGATTTCGAAGAACTATATAAAGACAAAGTTTGCATGCTTTTCGAACATTGGCCATCAACATTTGAAAGCGTGTTAGAAGTATCAAAAAACAAGAAGCCGACCAACGGCATACTGTTTGAATTGCTGAATGGCGGAAAGCTTAAAAAGG ATTCCGAAGATGTCATTAAGTTTTTAGTGTTGTTCGAAACAGTTTCGAACAATGCTAGCAAAGTGGTAAAGAAAGGAGGAAAAACTTATTGGAAACCTACGGTGGCAGAATCTCAGGAGGGTTTCATTCTTCACGTTAAG GCTCCAAGTAACATTCACGATGCCATTGAGGCGAAAAGGACTAAAATGGCCAGCTTTGGGATGACCGTCCAACCATACATCATCATCGTCGGCCCAACATTTTACGACATCCAGACTGTTCATCTCTACATCCATGACACTTTATATACAGTGCCAACTCTGCTGAAAGCCGTTGACGTATGTTTCAAGTCTTTTATAGTTTTTGACTTACAATATCCGTTGGAGGCTGAACATATATGGTTTCTTATCCAGTGGATCATTTACGATATTCATTtaaaaagtgataaaaaacTGCCCCAGATCTTCCAACTCcacaatcaaattaaaaatcaaaaatcagtATAG